A single genomic interval of Mycolicibacterium sp. MU0053 harbors:
- a CDS encoding glycosyltransferase family 4 protein, which produces MTRVLLVTNDFPPRRGGIQSYLEELVGRLATAGGHDVTVYAPKWKGAEAYDAAAEAAAYRVVRHPATLMLPEPSVESRMRGLIERHDIETVWFGAAAPLALLAGRARRAGAHRVLASTHGHEVGWSMLPVARSALRRIGDGTDVITYVSRYTRGRFASAFGSHAALEHVPPGVDTDRFRPDPAARAELRRRYGLGERPTIVCVSRLVPRKGQDMLIRALPRIRQRIDGAVLVIVGGGPYLPTLRKLAADHDVSDHVVFTAGVPADELAAHHVLGDVFAMPCRTRGAGLDVEGLGIVFLEASASGLPVVAGNSGGAPETVLDGTTGTVVDGRRPDEIAAAISAVLADPERAAAKGAAGREWVLANWRWDTLAGRLGDLLTG; this is translated from the coding sequence ATGACTCGAGTCCTGCTGGTAACTAATGACTTTCCGCCGCGGCGCGGCGGCATCCAGTCGTATCTGGAAGAACTGGTGGGGCGCCTGGCGACCGCCGGGGGCCACGACGTCACGGTGTACGCACCGAAATGGAAGGGCGCCGAGGCCTATGATGCCGCAGCCGAGGCCGCCGCCTACCGCGTGGTGCGCCACCCCGCCACCCTGATGTTGCCCGAACCGTCGGTCGAGTCGAGAATGCGCGGACTGATCGAACGCCACGACATCGAGACGGTCTGGTTCGGTGCGGCCGCACCGTTGGCGCTGCTGGCGGGCCGCGCCCGCCGGGCCGGTGCGCACCGCGTGCTGGCCAGCACGCACGGCCACGAGGTGGGCTGGTCGATGCTGCCGGTGGCGCGCTCGGCGTTGCGGCGCATCGGGGACGGCACCGACGTCATCACCTATGTCAGCCGCTACACCCGGGGGCGCTTCGCCTCGGCGTTCGGGTCGCACGCGGCCCTGGAACACGTGCCGCCCGGGGTGGACACCGACCGGTTCCGGCCCGACCCGGCCGCCCGCGCCGAGCTACGCCGGCGCTACGGCCTTGGGGAGCGCCCCACCATCGTGTGTGTGTCCCGGCTGGTGCCGCGCAAGGGTCAGGACATGCTGATCCGGGCGTTGCCGCGGATCCGGCAACGCATCGACGGGGCGGTTCTGGTGATCGTCGGGGGCGGGCCCTACCTGCCGACGCTGCGCAAGCTGGCGGCCGACCACGATGTCAGCGACCACGTGGTGTTCACGGCGGGGGTGCCGGCCGACGAGTTGGCCGCCCATCACGTGCTCGGCGACGTCTTCGCGATGCCCTGCCGCACCCGGGGTGCGGGCCTGGACGTCGAGGGCCTGGGCATCGTGTTCCTGGAGGCCTCGGCCAGCGGCCTGCCGGTGGTGGCGGGCAACTCCGGCGGCGCCCCCGAGACGGTGCTCGACGGAACCACCGGCACGGTGGTCGACGGTCGCCGCCCCGACGAGATCGCCGCCGCGATCAGCGCGGTGCTCGCCGACCCCGAGCGCGCGGCCGCGAAGGGTGCGGCCGGCCGGGAGTGGGTGTTGGCCAACTGGCGCTGGGACACCCTGGCCGGCCGCCTCGGCGACCTGCTGACCGGCTAA
- the ripC gene encoding peptidoglycan hydrolase RipC, which produces MRIDGTNWTARIITQPLIRIAICMIAGLTVLSGALASAVYADPQQDALAKLTELSREAEQTTEAMHSAQLDLNEKLEVQAAAEAKLAADHAAAEAAQAQLAVFQAGVNKFAAAQYMGGRTSGFNAILTAGSPQGLIDTLAVQRVMATEMSAQMSNFRAVSEQAKTAEANSVRSAAEAKTAAEQAAAVRADLQSKQSDLQRKIAVVRSQYNALTPEQRVALADPGPVPPAAQPGPDILAQGPEGIPPGDIAPPPEAAAVPVPGGGTSQGAIAVQAALTRVGSPYSWGGSGPSAFDCSGLVMWAFQQAGISLPHSSQALARGGTPVSRDQLQPGDVVNTYSDASHTSIYVGDGMVVHASTYGVPVRVVPLDGAGPFYNARRY; this is translated from the coding sequence TTGAGGATCGACGGCACGAACTGGACCGCTCGCATCATCACCCAACCCCTCATACGGATCGCAATCTGCATGATTGCCGGCTTGACCGTGTTGAGCGGAGCGCTCGCCTCGGCTGTGTATGCGGACCCGCAGCAGGATGCGCTGGCAAAGTTGACCGAACTCTCGCGTGAGGCCGAACAGACCACCGAGGCCATGCATTCGGCCCAGCTCGATCTGAACGAGAAGCTCGAGGTCCAGGCCGCCGCCGAGGCCAAGCTGGCCGCCGACCACGCCGCGGCCGAAGCCGCGCAGGCCCAGCTGGCGGTCTTCCAGGCCGGCGTGAACAAGTTCGCCGCCGCCCAGTACATGGGCGGGCGCACCTCAGGTTTCAACGCGATCCTGACCGCCGGATCCCCGCAGGGGTTGATCGACACGCTCGCCGTGCAGCGGGTGATGGCCACCGAGATGTCGGCGCAGATGAGCAATTTCCGCGCGGTCAGCGAACAGGCCAAGACTGCCGAGGCCAACTCGGTGCGGTCGGCGGCAGAGGCGAAGACCGCGGCCGAGCAGGCCGCCGCGGTGCGCGCCGATCTGCAGTCCAAGCAGAGCGATCTGCAGCGCAAGATCGCCGTGGTCCGCTCGCAGTACAACGCGCTGACCCCGGAGCAGCGGGTCGCGTTGGCCGATCCGGGCCCGGTCCCGCCCGCCGCGCAGCCCGGACCCGACATCCTGGCGCAGGGCCCCGAGGGCATCCCGCCGGGTGATATCGCCCCGCCACCGGAGGCCGCCGCGGTGCCGGTGCCCGGCGGCGGTACTTCGCAGGGAGCGATCGCGGTGCAGGCGGCGCTGACCCGCGTCGGGTCGCCGTACTCCTGGGGTGGCTCCGGCCCGAGCGCCTTCGACTGCTCCGGGCTGGTGATGTGGGCGTTCCAGCAGGCCGGCATCTCGTTGCCGCATTCGAGTCAGGCCCTGGCTCGCGGTGGCACCCCGGTGTCCCGGGATCAACTGCAGCCCGGCGACGTGGTGAACACCTACTCCGATGCCTCGCACACCAGCATCTATGTCGGTGACGGCATGGTGGTGCACGCATCGACCTACGGCGTACCGGTCAGGGTGGTGCCGCTGGATGGCGCCGGACCGTTCTACAACGCCCGCCGTTACTGA